In one window of Tripterygium wilfordii isolate XIE 37 chromosome 1, ASM1340144v1, whole genome shotgun sequence DNA:
- the LOC120002861 gene encoding monothiol glutaredoxin-S2-like, which yields MERQVATWAAQRPVVIFSNSTCGISHSITTLLTDFGVNPAVYELDQMSRGREIEQALSRLGCTSIPAVFIGGELVGGSNEIMSLHLKQSLIPMLRRARAIWV from the coding sequence ATGGAGAGGCAGGTGGCAACATGGGCAGCTCAAAGGCCAGTGGTGATCTTTAGCAATAGTACATGCGGCATTAGCCACTCCATCACCACGCTGCTCACCGATTTCGGGGTTAATCCGGCGGTTTATGAGCTGGATCAGATGTCCAGAGGGCGTGAGATCGAGCAAGCTTTGTCTAGGCTCGGATGCACAAGCATTCCTGCAGTGTTCATTGGAGGTGAACTTGTTGGTGGATCCAATGAAATCATGAGTCTTCACCTTAAACAATCCTTAATCCCGATGCTTAGACGCGCTAGAGCGATTTGGGTATAA
- the LOC120003038 gene encoding monothiol glutaredoxin-S2-like yields the protein MERQVATWAAQRPVVIFSKSTDGISHSIRTLLTDFGVNPAVYELDQMPRGHEIEQALYRLGCTSVPAVFIGGELVGGSNEIISLHLSQSLIPMLKRANAIWV from the coding sequence ATGGAGAGGCAGGTGGCAACATGGGCAGCTCAAAGGCCAGTGGTGATCTTTAGCAAGAGTACAGACGGCATTAGCCACTCCATCAGGACGCTGCTTACCGATTTTGGGGTTAATCCCGCGGTTTATGAGCTGGATCAGATGCCCAGAGGGCATGAGATCGAGCAAGCTTTATACAGGCTCGGATGCACAAGTGTTCCTGCAGTGTTCATTGGAGGTGAACTTGTTGGTGGATCCAATGAAATCATAAGTCTTCACCTTAGTCAATCCTTAATCCCGATGCTTAAACGCGCTAACGCGATTTGGGTTTAG
- the LOC120002794 gene encoding monothiol glutaredoxin-S10-like, translated as MDRVAKLASKNAVVIFSKNSCCMSHTIKRLFYEQGVSPAIYELDEDSRGKEMEWALMRLGCNPSVPAVFIGGKFVGSANTIMTLLLNGSLKKLLREAGAIWL; from the coding sequence ATGGATCGGGTGGCGAAGCTGGCATCGAAGAATGCAGTGGTGATATTCAGCAAGAACTCGTGCTGCATGAGCCATACAATCAAGAGATTGTTCTACGAGCAAGGGGTTAGTCCAGCGATTTATGAGCTCGACGAGGACTCGAGAGGGAAGGAGATGGAGTGGGCGCTGATGAGACTAGGGTGCAACCCATCAGTGCCTGCAGTGTTCATTGGAGGTAAATTTGTTGGGTCTGCTAATACCATCATGACTCTTCTCCTCAATGGCTCCTTGAAGAAGTTGCTCAGAGAAGCTGGAGCTATTTGGCTTTAG
- the LOC120000325 gene encoding ISWI chromatin-remodeling complex ATPase CHR11 isoform X2 yields the protein MAKPSKPQSSSDDAMSDASNSSSEEEQVQDQIKEEEDDEEELQAVAQSADDDDDDDEAPLASDEEAAAEEDEEDGNQAEISKREKARLTEMQKMKKQKIQEILEAQNAAIDADMNNKGKGRLKFLLQQTELFAHFAKGDPSTSQKKTKGRGRHASKLTEEEEDEEYLKEEEDGLSGNTRLVTQPSCIQGKMRDYQLAGLNWLIRLYENGINGILADEMGLGKTLQTISLLGYLHEFRGITGPHMVVAPKSTLGNWMNEIRRFCPVLRAVKFLGNPDERKHIREDLLVAGKFDVCVTSFEMAIKEKSALRRFSWRYIIIDEAHRIKNENSLLSKTMRLYNTNYRLLITGTPLQNNLHELWSLLNFLLPEIFSSAETFDEWFQISGENDQQEVVQQLHKVLRPFLLRRLKSDVEKGLPPKKETILKVGMSQMQKQYYKALLQKDLEVINAGGERKRLLNIAMQLRKCCNHPYLFQGAEPGPPYTTGDHLVTNAGKMVLLDKLLPKLKERDSRVLIFSQMTRLLDILEDYLMFRGYLYCRIDGNTGGDDRDASIEAFNRPGSDKFVFLLSTRAGGLGINLATADVVILYDSDWNPQVDLQAQDRAHRIGQTKEVQVFRFCTEYTIEEKVIERAYKKLALDALVIQQGRLAEQKTVNKDELLQMVRFGAEMVFSSKDDTITDEDIDRIIAKGEETTAELDAKMKKFTEDAIKFKMDDTAELYDFDDEKDENKFDFKKIVSDNWIEPPKRERKRNYSESEYFKQTMRQGGPSKPKEPRIPRMPQLHDFQFFNTQRLSEMYEKEVRYLMQTHQKNQLKDTIDVDETEEAGDPLTAEELEEKESLLEEGFSSWSRRDFNTFIRACEKYGRNDIKSIATEMEGKTEEEVERYAKVFKERYKELNDYDRIIKNIERGEARISRKDEIMKAIGKKLDRYKNPWLELKIQYGQNKGKLYNEECDRFMICMVHKLGYGNWDELKAAFRTSPIFRFDWFVKSRTTQELARRCDTLIRLVEKENQEYDERERQARKEKKLAKNTPSKRALARQTESPSSLKKRKQSSMDDYGRRRK from the exons ATGGCGAAACCATCGAAGCCGCAGTCTTCGTCTGACGATGCGATGTCTGATGCTTCAAATTCTTCCTCGGAGGAGGAGCAAGTCCAGGATCAGATCAAAGAGGAAGAGGATGATGAGGAGGAGCTTCAGGCGGTAGCTCAGTCTgctgacgatgatgatgatgatgacgaggCCCCGCTGGCTTCCGACGAAGAGGCAGCTGCGGAGGAGGATGAGGAG GATGGAAACCAAGCTGAAATTAGCAAGCGTGAGAAAGCCAGACTTACAGAAATgcagaaaatgaagaaacaaaagattCAGGAAATATTGGAAGCTCAAAATGCTGCCATAGATGCTGACATG AATAATAAGGGTAAGGGGCGTTTGAAGTTTCTTCTACAGCAAACAGAATTATTTGCTCACTTTGCCAAAGGCGACCCGTCCACATCGCAGAAGAAGACGAAGGGAAg GGGTCGCCATGCATCAAAACTCacggaagaggaagaagatgaggagtacctgaaagaggaagaagatggtTTGTCGGGAAACACTCGTCTAGTAACACAGCCATCTT GCATTCAGGGTAAAATGAGGGACTACCAACTTGCTGGATTAAATTGGCTCATACGATTGTATGAGAATGGTATAAATGGAATCCTTGCGGATGAAATG GGTCTTGGAAAAACATTGCAGACTATCTCCTTGTTGGGCTACTTGCATGAGTTCAGAGGAATTACTGGTCCTCATATGGTGGTTGCTCCAAAATCTACTCTTGGCAACTGGATGAATGAAATTCGACGTTTTTGCCCAGTCTTGCGTGCTGTAAAGTTTTTAGGGAACCCTGATGAGAGG AAGCATATACGTGAGGATTTACTTGTTGCGGgcaagtttgatgtatgtgtgACAAGTTTTGAAATGGCCATCAAAGAGAAGTCTGCTCTGCGTCGCTTTAGTTGGCGTTATATTATCATTGATGAAGCCCATCGTATCAAGAATGAAAATTCACTCCTTTCGAAAACAATGAGGCTTTATAACACCAATTATCGTCTACTTATCACGGGTACTCCCCTCCAG AACAATCTTCATGAACTCTGGTCGCTTCTGAACTTCTTACTACCTGAGATTTTCAGTTCAGCTGAAACTTTTGATGAATGGTTCCAAATTTCTGGTGAAAATGACCAGCAGGAAGTTGTTCAACAACTGCACAAG GTTCTTCGGCCATTTCTCCTCCGAAGGTTGAAATCTGATGTTGAAAAGGGTTTACCTCCAAAGAAAGAAACTATTCTCAAAGTGGGGATGTCCCAGATGCAGAAACAATACTACAAGGCCTTGCTGCAAAAGGATCTCGAAGTTATTAATGCTGGTGGGGAGCGTAAGCGTCTGTTGAACATAGCAATGCAATTGCGCAAATGCTGTAATCACCCATATCTCTTTCAAGGTGCTGAGCCTGGACCTCCTTATACCACAGGAGACCATCTTGTTACAAATGCTG gtaaaatgGTTCTATTGGATAAGTTGCTTCCGAAGCTGAAAGAGCGTGATTCGAGAGTTTTAATATTTTCACAG ATGACAAGATTGCTTGACATTCTTGAGGACTATTTAATGTTTCGTGGATATCTGTATTGCCGTATTGATGGGAATACTGGTGGAGACGATCGTGATGCTTCGATTGAAGCCTTTAATAGGCCAGGAAGTGACAagtttgttttcttattatccACCAGAGCCGGAGGACTTGGTATTAATCTTGCTACTGCAGATGTCGTTATCCTTTATGATAGTGACTG GAACCCACAGGTTGATTTGCAAGCGCAGGACCGCGCTCACAGGATTGGTCAAACTAAAGAAGTTCAAGTTTTCCGGTTTTGCACCGAG TACACTATTGAGGAAAAAGTGATTGAAAGGGCTTACAAAAAGCTTGcacttgatgctttggtgaTTCAACAAGGACGACTAGCAGAACAGAAAA CTGTCAACAAAGATGAGCTGCTTCAAATGGTGAGATTTGGTGCTGAAATGGTTTTTAGTTCGAAGGATGATACCATCACAGATGAGGACATTGATAGAATTATTGCCAAAGGAGAGGAGACAACAGCTGAGCTTGATGCAAAGATGAAGAAATTTACAGAAGATgcaattaaatttaaaatggaCGACA cTGCTGAATTGTAtgattttgatgatgaaaag GATGAAaacaaatttgatttcaagaaaATAGTCAGTGACAACTGGATTGAACCACCAAAGAGAGAGCGAAAGCGCAA CTACTCAGAATCTGAATATTTTAAGCAAACAATGCGCCAAGGTGGGCCATCAAAGCCAAAGGAGCCTCGAATTCCCCGCATGCCCCAGCT GCACGATTTCCAGTTTTTTAATACGCAGAGGCTGAGTGAGATGTATGAGAAAGAAGTGCGATACCTCATG CAAACGCATCAAAAAAATCAGTTAAAAGACACAATTGATGTGGATGAGACGGAAG AGGCTGGAGATCCGTTGACTGCTGAGGAGTTGGAAGAGAAGGAGAGTCTACTGGAAGAA GGATTTTCTTCTTGGAGTAGAAGAGACTTCAATACCTTTATTCGGGCATGTGAGAAGTATGGTCGGAATGACATAAAAAGTATTGCTACTGAAATGGAAGGGAAGACAGAAGAGGAAGTTGAAAGATATGCTAAAGTTTTCAAAGAACGGTACAAGGAGCTAAATG ATTATGATAGGATCATTAAGAATATTGAAAGAGGTGAGGCGAGAATTTCGCGTAAAGATGAAATCATGAAAGCTATTGGGAAGAAACTGGATCGCTATAAGAATCCATGGCTAGAATTGAAGATCCAGTATGGTCAAAACAAAGGGAAGTTGTACAACGAAGAATGTGATCGTTTTATG ATATGCATGGTTCACAAGCTTGGTTATGGGAATTGGGATGAATTGAAAGCTGCATTCCGGACATCACCTATATTTCGATTTGATTGGTTTGTAAAGTCTCGCACCACTCAAGAACTAGCCAGGAGATGTGATACCTTAATCCGACTTGTGGAGAAGGAAAACCAAGAgtatgatgagagagagagacaagcaCGTAAAGAGAAGAAGCTTGCCAAG AACACCCCATCCAAGCGTGCATTGGCACGGCAAACTGAGAGTCCAAGCTCCCTGAAGAAACGGAAACAATCATCAATGGATGACTAC GGTAGGAGAAGGAAATGA
- the LOC120000325 gene encoding ISWI chromatin-remodeling complex ATPase CHR11 isoform X1: MAKPSKPQSSSDDAMSDASNSSSEEEQVQDQIKEEEDDEEELQAVAQSADDDDDDDEAPLASDEEAAAEEDEEDGNQAEISKREKARLTEMQKMKKQKIQEILEAQNAAIDADMNNKGKGRLKFLLQQTELFAHFAKGDPSTSQKKTKGRGRHASKLTEEEEDEEYLKEEEDGLSGNTRLVTQPSCIQGKMRDYQLAGLNWLIRLYENGINGILADEMGLGKTLQTISLLGYLHEFRGITGPHMVVAPKSTLGNWMNEIRRFCPVLRAVKFLGNPDERKHIREDLLVAGKFDVCVTSFEMAIKEKSALRRFSWRYIIIDEAHRIKNENSLLSKTMRLYNTNYRLLITGTPLQNNLHELWSLLNFLLPEIFSSAETFDEWFQISGENDQQEVVQQLHKVLRPFLLRRLKSDVEKGLPPKKETILKVGMSQMQKQYYKALLQKDLEVINAGGERKRLLNIAMQLRKCCNHPYLFQGAEPGPPYTTGDHLVTNAGKMVLLDKLLPKLKERDSRVLIFSQMTRLLDILEDYLMFRGYLYCRIDGNTGGDDRDASIEAFNRPGSDKFVFLLSTRAGGLGINLATADVVILYDSDWNPQVDLQAQDRAHRIGQTKEVQVFRFCTEYTIEEKVIERAYKKLALDALVIQQGRLAEQKTVNKDELLQMVRFGAEMVFSSKDDTITDEDIDRIIAKGEETTAELDAKMKKFTEDAIKFKMDDTAELYDFDDEKDENKFDFKKIVSDNWIEPPKRERKRNYSESEYFKQTMRQGGPSKPKEPRIPRMPQLHDFQFFNTQRLSEMYEKEVRYLMQTHQKNQLKDTIDVDETEEAGDPLTAEELEEKESLLEEGFSSWSRRDFNTFIRACEKYGRNDIKSIATEMEGKTEEEVERYAKVFKERYKELNDYDRIIKNIERGEARISRKDEIMKAIGKKLDRYKNPWLELKIQYGQNKGKLYNEECDRFMICMVHKLGYGNWDELKAAFRTSPIFRFDWFVKSRTTQELARRCDTLIRLVEKENQEYDERERQARKEKKLAKNTPSKRALARQTESPSSLKKRKQSSMDDYVSSGRRRK, translated from the exons ATGGCGAAACCATCGAAGCCGCAGTCTTCGTCTGACGATGCGATGTCTGATGCTTCAAATTCTTCCTCGGAGGAGGAGCAAGTCCAGGATCAGATCAAAGAGGAAGAGGATGATGAGGAGGAGCTTCAGGCGGTAGCTCAGTCTgctgacgatgatgatgatgatgacgaggCCCCGCTGGCTTCCGACGAAGAGGCAGCTGCGGAGGAGGATGAGGAG GATGGAAACCAAGCTGAAATTAGCAAGCGTGAGAAAGCCAGACTTACAGAAATgcagaaaatgaagaaacaaaagattCAGGAAATATTGGAAGCTCAAAATGCTGCCATAGATGCTGACATG AATAATAAGGGTAAGGGGCGTTTGAAGTTTCTTCTACAGCAAACAGAATTATTTGCTCACTTTGCCAAAGGCGACCCGTCCACATCGCAGAAGAAGACGAAGGGAAg GGGTCGCCATGCATCAAAACTCacggaagaggaagaagatgaggagtacctgaaagaggaagaagatggtTTGTCGGGAAACACTCGTCTAGTAACACAGCCATCTT GCATTCAGGGTAAAATGAGGGACTACCAACTTGCTGGATTAAATTGGCTCATACGATTGTATGAGAATGGTATAAATGGAATCCTTGCGGATGAAATG GGTCTTGGAAAAACATTGCAGACTATCTCCTTGTTGGGCTACTTGCATGAGTTCAGAGGAATTACTGGTCCTCATATGGTGGTTGCTCCAAAATCTACTCTTGGCAACTGGATGAATGAAATTCGACGTTTTTGCCCAGTCTTGCGTGCTGTAAAGTTTTTAGGGAACCCTGATGAGAGG AAGCATATACGTGAGGATTTACTTGTTGCGGgcaagtttgatgtatgtgtgACAAGTTTTGAAATGGCCATCAAAGAGAAGTCTGCTCTGCGTCGCTTTAGTTGGCGTTATATTATCATTGATGAAGCCCATCGTATCAAGAATGAAAATTCACTCCTTTCGAAAACAATGAGGCTTTATAACACCAATTATCGTCTACTTATCACGGGTACTCCCCTCCAG AACAATCTTCATGAACTCTGGTCGCTTCTGAACTTCTTACTACCTGAGATTTTCAGTTCAGCTGAAACTTTTGATGAATGGTTCCAAATTTCTGGTGAAAATGACCAGCAGGAAGTTGTTCAACAACTGCACAAG GTTCTTCGGCCATTTCTCCTCCGAAGGTTGAAATCTGATGTTGAAAAGGGTTTACCTCCAAAGAAAGAAACTATTCTCAAAGTGGGGATGTCCCAGATGCAGAAACAATACTACAAGGCCTTGCTGCAAAAGGATCTCGAAGTTATTAATGCTGGTGGGGAGCGTAAGCGTCTGTTGAACATAGCAATGCAATTGCGCAAATGCTGTAATCACCCATATCTCTTTCAAGGTGCTGAGCCTGGACCTCCTTATACCACAGGAGACCATCTTGTTACAAATGCTG gtaaaatgGTTCTATTGGATAAGTTGCTTCCGAAGCTGAAAGAGCGTGATTCGAGAGTTTTAATATTTTCACAG ATGACAAGATTGCTTGACATTCTTGAGGACTATTTAATGTTTCGTGGATATCTGTATTGCCGTATTGATGGGAATACTGGTGGAGACGATCGTGATGCTTCGATTGAAGCCTTTAATAGGCCAGGAAGTGACAagtttgttttcttattatccACCAGAGCCGGAGGACTTGGTATTAATCTTGCTACTGCAGATGTCGTTATCCTTTATGATAGTGACTG GAACCCACAGGTTGATTTGCAAGCGCAGGACCGCGCTCACAGGATTGGTCAAACTAAAGAAGTTCAAGTTTTCCGGTTTTGCACCGAG TACACTATTGAGGAAAAAGTGATTGAAAGGGCTTACAAAAAGCTTGcacttgatgctttggtgaTTCAACAAGGACGACTAGCAGAACAGAAAA CTGTCAACAAAGATGAGCTGCTTCAAATGGTGAGATTTGGTGCTGAAATGGTTTTTAGTTCGAAGGATGATACCATCACAGATGAGGACATTGATAGAATTATTGCCAAAGGAGAGGAGACAACAGCTGAGCTTGATGCAAAGATGAAGAAATTTACAGAAGATgcaattaaatttaaaatggaCGACA cTGCTGAATTGTAtgattttgatgatgaaaag GATGAAaacaaatttgatttcaagaaaATAGTCAGTGACAACTGGATTGAACCACCAAAGAGAGAGCGAAAGCGCAA CTACTCAGAATCTGAATATTTTAAGCAAACAATGCGCCAAGGTGGGCCATCAAAGCCAAAGGAGCCTCGAATTCCCCGCATGCCCCAGCT GCACGATTTCCAGTTTTTTAATACGCAGAGGCTGAGTGAGATGTATGAGAAAGAAGTGCGATACCTCATG CAAACGCATCAAAAAAATCAGTTAAAAGACACAATTGATGTGGATGAGACGGAAG AGGCTGGAGATCCGTTGACTGCTGAGGAGTTGGAAGAGAAGGAGAGTCTACTGGAAGAA GGATTTTCTTCTTGGAGTAGAAGAGACTTCAATACCTTTATTCGGGCATGTGAGAAGTATGGTCGGAATGACATAAAAAGTATTGCTACTGAAATGGAAGGGAAGACAGAAGAGGAAGTTGAAAGATATGCTAAAGTTTTCAAAGAACGGTACAAGGAGCTAAATG ATTATGATAGGATCATTAAGAATATTGAAAGAGGTGAGGCGAGAATTTCGCGTAAAGATGAAATCATGAAAGCTATTGGGAAGAAACTGGATCGCTATAAGAATCCATGGCTAGAATTGAAGATCCAGTATGGTCAAAACAAAGGGAAGTTGTACAACGAAGAATGTGATCGTTTTATG ATATGCATGGTTCACAAGCTTGGTTATGGGAATTGGGATGAATTGAAAGCTGCATTCCGGACATCACCTATATTTCGATTTGATTGGTTTGTAAAGTCTCGCACCACTCAAGAACTAGCCAGGAGATGTGATACCTTAATCCGACTTGTGGAGAAGGAAAACCAAGAgtatgatgagagagagagacaagcaCGTAAAGAGAAGAAGCTTGCCAAG AACACCCCATCCAAGCGTGCATTGGCACGGCAAACTGAGAGTCCAAGCTCCCTGAAGAAACGGAAACAATCATCAATGGATGACTACGTGAGCTCG GGTAGGAGAAGGAAATGA
- the LOC119999585 gene encoding lipase-like isoform X1 — MGQRRWLILAVIVCLFASSCGRELQLKHNDKHTVYNHTLVKTLVEYASAVYMSDLTELFSWTCSRCDGLTKGFEVIELIVDVQHCLQGYVGVAKDLKAIIVALRGTQEHSLQNWIEDLYWKQLDLNYPGMPDAMVHHGFFSAYHNTTIRPGILTAIKEAKEIYGDLDIMVTGHSMGGAMAAFCGLDLSVNHEAQNVQVVTFGQPRVGNAAFASYYSQLVPNTIRVTNEHDIVPHLPPYYSYFPQKTYHHFPREVWLYEIGWGSLVYRVEKVCDNSGEDPTCSRSVTGNSISDHLVYYGVELKCETWRSCGIMTDPRVEDYRKTDIQGNFILSRNPAAPVLRLNTH, encoded by the exons ATGGGGCAAAGAAGATGGTTAATCTTGGCAGTGATTGTATGCCTATTTGCGTCCTCATGTGGGAGAG AACTCCAGTTGAAGCATAACGATAAACACACTGTTTATAACCACACTCTTGTAAAAACATTGGTGGAATATGCTTCTGCG GTGTACATGTCAGATTTAACAGAACTATTTTCATGGACTTGCTCAAGATGTGATGGTTTGACTAAG GGATTTGAAGTTATTGAGCTGATTGTTGATGTCCAGCACTGCTTACAG GGATATGTTGGAGTTGCGAAGGATCTCAAAGCTATCATTGTTGCTCTTAGAGGCACTCAGGAACACAG TTTACAGAACTGGATCGAAGACCTATACTGGAAACAGCTTGATCTGAATTACCCCGGCATGCCTGATGCAATG GTGCACCATGGATTTTTTTCTGCTTATCACAATACAACCATTCGCCCTGGAATTCTTACTGCTATAAAAGAAGCAAAGGAGATCTATGGAGACCTTGACATCATGGTTACAGGGCATTCTATGGGAGGGGCTATGGCTGCATTTTGTGGTCTTGATCTGTCT GTCAATCATGAAGCTCAGAATGTGCAAGTAGTGACATTTGGACAGCCTCGTGTAGGAAATGCAGCTTTTGCATCATACTATAGCCAACTCGTGCCTAATACTATTCGGGTCACAAATGAACATGACATCGTGCCTCATTTGCCTCCATACTATTCCTATTTccctcagaaaacataccaccACTTCCCAAGAGAG GTGTGGTTGTATGAAATTGGATGGGGAAGTCTGGTTTATAGAGTGGAGAAGGTCTGCGACAATTCTGGTGAAGATCCAACCTGTAGCAG GTCAGTGACTGGGAACAGCATTTCAGACCATTTAGTTTACTATGGTGTTGAGTTAAAGTGTGAGACATGGAGATCATGTGGAATTATGACGGATCCACGTGTAGAAGATTATCGCAAAACAGATATTCAAGGAAACTTTATATTGTCCAGGAATCCTGCTGCTCCTGTCCTGAGATTGAATACACATTGA
- the LOC119999585 gene encoding lipase-like isoform X2 has protein sequence MSDLTELFSWTCSRCDGLTKGFEVIELIVDVQHCLQGYVGVAKDLKAIIVALRGTQEHSLQNWIEDLYWKQLDLNYPGMPDAMVHHGFFSAYHNTTIRPGILTAIKEAKEIYGDLDIMVTGHSMGGAMAAFCGLDLSVNHEAQNVQVVTFGQPRVGNAAFASYYSQLVPNTIRVTNEHDIVPHLPPYYSYFPQKTYHHFPREVWLYEIGWGSLVYRVEKVCDNSGEDPTCSRSVTGNSISDHLVYYGVELKCETWRSCGIMTDPRVEDYRKTDIQGNFILSRNPAAPVLRLNTH, from the exons ATGTCAGATTTAACAGAACTATTTTCATGGACTTGCTCAAGATGTGATGGTTTGACTAAG GGATTTGAAGTTATTGAGCTGATTGTTGATGTCCAGCACTGCTTACAG GGATATGTTGGAGTTGCGAAGGATCTCAAAGCTATCATTGTTGCTCTTAGAGGCACTCAGGAACACAG TTTACAGAACTGGATCGAAGACCTATACTGGAAACAGCTTGATCTGAATTACCCCGGCATGCCTGATGCAATG GTGCACCATGGATTTTTTTCTGCTTATCACAATACAACCATTCGCCCTGGAATTCTTACTGCTATAAAAGAAGCAAAGGAGATCTATGGAGACCTTGACATCATGGTTACAGGGCATTCTATGGGAGGGGCTATGGCTGCATTTTGTGGTCTTGATCTGTCT GTCAATCATGAAGCTCAGAATGTGCAAGTAGTGACATTTGGACAGCCTCGTGTAGGAAATGCAGCTTTTGCATCATACTATAGCCAACTCGTGCCTAATACTATTCGGGTCACAAATGAACATGACATCGTGCCTCATTTGCCTCCATACTATTCCTATTTccctcagaaaacataccaccACTTCCCAAGAGAG GTGTGGTTGTATGAAATTGGATGGGGAAGTCTGGTTTATAGAGTGGAGAAGGTCTGCGACAATTCTGGTGAAGATCCAACCTGTAGCAG GTCAGTGACTGGGAACAGCATTTCAGACCATTTAGTTTACTATGGTGTTGAGTTAAAGTGTGAGACATGGAGATCATGTGGAATTATGACGGATCCACGTGTAGAAGATTATCGCAAAACAGATATTCAAGGAAACTTTATATTGTCCAGGAATCCTGCTGCTCCTGTCCTGAGATTGAATACACATTGA
- the LOC119999578 gene encoding E3 ubiquitin-protein ligase MIEL1-like, giving the protein MPTTPQRTSHPCLYLSISIRPRLRLLSLPRQVTSHCHPPYPISLASSALWAPRISLTFNNLLTNTQQWMKLKLKLKLEVVPLNTFFRLLGFCKEKPIFPNRDTFSCASLAGLSFLCNIIFPRVMEGPANERPAFGKMGYGCDHYRRRCRIRAPCCNEVFPCRHCHNEAAGMLKNLYDRHEIDRCDVKQVICSVCDTEQPIGRVCTNCGVNMGEYFCEICKFYDDDTEKGQFHCDDCGICRVGGRENYFHCKKCGTCYSISLRDNHQCVENSMRHHCPICYEYMFDSLKDTTVMKCGHTMHSECCHEMMKRDKFCCPICSKSVIDMSKTWKRIDEEIEETVMPEEAALFLLLK; this is encoded by the exons ATGCCCACGACGCCGCAACGGACTTCCCATCCCTGTCTATATTTGAGTATTTCTATTCGCCCAAGATTGCGGCTCCTGTCCCTTCCTCGACAAGTCACCAGTCACTGCCACCCACCTTATCCCATCTCCCTCGCTTCCTCCGCTTTGTGGGCTCCCCGTATTTCCTTGACATTTAATAATCTGTTAACAAATACACAACAATGGATGAAATTAAAGCTAAAGCTAAAGCTAGAGGTGGTGCCTTTGAATACTTTCTTTCGTCTTTTAGGATTTTGTAAAGAAAAACCCATCTTCCCCAATCGGGATACTTTCTCTTGTGCATCCTTGGCTGGCCTTTCATTTCTCTGTAATATTATTTTCCCGAGAGTCATGGAAGGCCCCGCCAATGAACGCCCTGCTTTTGGGAAGATGGGCTACGG GTGCGACCATTATCGGAGAAGATGTAGGATTCGAGCTCCCTGCTGCAACGAGGTCTTTCCTTGCCGCCATTGTCACAACGAGGCTGCG GGCATGCTGAAGAACCTCTATGATCGGCACGAGATAGATCGATGTGATGTTAAACAA GTCATATGTTCAGTTTGTGACACCGAGCAGCCC ATAGGCCGAGTTTGCACGAATTGTGGCGTCAATATGGGCGAATACTTCTGTGAGATCTGCAAATTCTACGACGATGAT ACTGAGAAAGGGCAATTTCATTGTGATGATTGTGGGATCTGCAG AGTCGGTGGCCGTGAGAACTATTTTCACTGCAAGAAGTGTG GTACTTGCTATTCAATCAGTCTGCGTGATAATCATCAGTGTGTTGAGAACTCCATGCGACATCACTGCCCTATATGTTACGAG TATATGTTTGACTCGCTGAAAGATACAACTGTAATGAAATGTGGGCACACAATGCATTCTGAATGTTGCCATGAAATGATGAAGCGTGACAA ATTCTGTTGTCCGATCTGCTCCAAGTCGGTGATTGATATGTCTAAAACCTGGAAGAGAATAGATGAGGAG ATAGAAGAAACTGTCATGCCTGAGGAAGCTGCCCTATTCCTTCTTTTGAAATAA